The sequence GCTGATACTTATGTCAAGATGAAGAAGAGGACGGACATAAGTCAAACAATGTTAGGAAATTTACTAGACGGGCGTTATCAAGTCCTCCAGGTTCTGGGTGGAGGAGGATTCGGTCAAACATACATTGCTGAAGACACCCATCGACCGGGTTCGCCAAAATGTGTTGTCAAGCATCTCAAGCCAATTACGCATAACCCAGAGTTTCTGAAAACTGCTAGGCGACTATTTACTAGCGAAGCAGAAACATTAGAAAAGTTAGGAAGTCACGACCAAATTCCCCGACTTTTAGCTTACTTTGAAGAGAACCAAGAATTTTTTTTGGTGCAAGATTTTATTGCTGGAAATTCCCTGAAAGCAGAACTACTACCGGGTCAAAAATGGACAGAAGAGCAAGTTATTCAACTTTTATATCAAATATTAATTGTTCTGGAATTTATTCATAGTCAAAAAGTTATCCATCGTGATATTAAACCAGAAAATATTATTAGAAGAGAACAAGACAACAAGTTAGTGTTAATTGATTTTGGCGCAGTCAAGCAAGTTCAAAATCAACTGTTCACAGTTCCAGGACAAACAGATATTAGTATTGCTATCGGCACACCAGGATACATGTCAACAGAACAGGGACGAGGTAAACCCCGCCCTAACAGTGATATTTATTCTTTAGGAATGATTGGTATCCAGGCGCTGACGGGGTTGCATCCTAGACAAATGGAAGAAGACCACAATACAGGAGAAATTCACTGGCAACATCAAGCTATAGTTAGTCCAGGGTTGTCAGAAATACTATCAAAAATGGTGTTGCACCATTTCAAAGAACGCTACCAATCAGCAACAAATGTGATTGAAGCTCTACAGCAACTGCATACTCAAATAGAGGTGCAATTAACTCAAGCACCGTTAGCTATTTCCTCATTTTTTCCACCTGTAATTAACAAATCACCTGATAAAATTGCCACCACAGAACAGTATAACTATTTAGAAAATATGCTTTTAGAATTTGTCGGACCTGTCGCCCCGACGCTGTTACGACAAATAGCATTATCAGCGCCCAGTTATGAAGAATTAATTGATAATTTAGCAGTTCATCTCACAGAGCAACAACAAACTCAGTTTAAGCAGAAAGCAACTTCGATGTTCAAGGAATCAACTCTTAAACAGGAAAGCCAATCTAAAAATTTACCAACCAATACACCCCAGACTAGTCAACCGCAAATAAATGCAGTAGAGTCAATCAGCGAAAACTTTATCCGTCAGTGTGAGCGAGAATTAGCCAATTTAATTGGGCCCATCGCTAATTTTATTGTCCAAAAATCCCTGAGTTCTGCTCCGCAAATTTCTCGCACAGAACTCATAAAGATTCTCGCAGCGGAAATTCCTGACTCCCAAAAAGCTTTAAAATTTCAAGAACGTCTACTAACACTCAAAGATTAAATTATTAGTTTTTCTGGTTTAATAACTTCATAGCTATTTCCAAACTAGATTTCATGCGATTGAATGCGGCTGCTAACCCACCAATTTCGTCTTGAGAATTTTCCTCAAAGCTAGCATCCATATCACCAGTACTAACTTGCTGCGCTATTTTTTCAATTTTTCTAATTCGTTGCACTACATATTTTTTGATGAGAAAATTAATTAGCAGCAAGATGACTGCAAACACAGCTATTAAGATTCCCGTAATTAAAGACCAAGTTTGTTTGGCGTTATCAAAAATCTCTTCCGAGGGCACGGAAATCACTTGGGCGGCGACAATTTGATTGAGTTTCCATCCAAAACCATTTTCTGTACCATAGGTTGCTAACTGACTTTTAGGAGCCTGTTCTGGTGTGGAATGACAGCGCAGACATTTCTGATCTGTAATTACTAGAGGATTGGCTATATAAAATACTTTACCTTCAGCAAAATCACGGTAGCCTGATAGTTCTTTAAGGTTGGTATTGCTGCGAAAACGCTCGACAAGTTGTGTTTCAAAATTATCAGCTTTATCTCTTAAATTTGTCGGATTCAAAGTGGCTTCTTTATAAAGAAAATTTTTATATTCTTCGTTTTTCCGCAAATTCTCAAATACTTCTGTGGCAGAATAAGCTGGTACTGTTTCGGCGATGAAAGCGGGTTCTGTTTCCAGTCTAGCTGCTAGCAGGGGATTGATGCGATTTTGTGTGTAGTTTCTGACAGCATTCATCGCTTTGATGAGAATCAGCGCTTTATTGGTTACTTCATTTTGTGCTTTGTGTTGCAACACACTTGATAGAGCCGTACCGCTGACGAAAATGCTGACTATAAAAACTATTGTGAGCAGTAAGTTAACTTTTGTACCTATTTTTAAGTTTTTTAACATATGGTTGTGAGCATCAATAATTACAAAATAATGTGATATTATACTCGAATTCACCTGATTTTTATAGATGCTAACAAGTAAATAAATATTAACTTTGAAGTAATCAAAATCTAGCTAGGCTAAGAATAAAAAACTTAAAAAATAAACGATGCGTTGGCAATTTTCACGTCGGTTTTTCTTATTTCAGCTACTATCTTGGATAATTGCTGGATGCGAATCAACGCCAAAATCTACGGGTATATTAACTGTTGGCGTCATCAATTATGATGGTGGAGAGGATATAATTCAGCGATATACTCGATTTAATAATTTATTAGGTAAAAAAGCTAAAGCACACATTCGTCTAGAACCAGTTTTTAATGAAAATAAAGCAATAGAACGGCTAGAATCTCGTGCTTGGTCGTTGGTATTTGCTCCACCGGGTATAGCAGCGATCGCAATTACTCGTCACCAATATATTAGTCTATTTCCTATGGTAGGTGTGAGTAATTTGCGTTCAGTGTTTGTGGTTCGCAAAGATAGTCCAATTCGCGATTTGAAACAACTACAAAATCAAATAGTTGCGCTTGGTCAATTAGGGTCAGCAACTGGATATTATTTCCCTCTTTATAATCTTTTTGGTTTAACACTAGCAGAGATATTATTTGCATCTACACCGAAAGCAGTTTTAGAATTAGTAGCCACAGGAAAAGCAGCTGCGGGCGCTGTTTCTTTGGCAGAATTTAATCTCTACAGTCCATTGCTACAACAAACTGAGTTTCGCATACTTTATACAGATCCCCATTATGTACCATTGGGTGTGGTTTTAATTGGGCCCAGTGTAGAACGCAACCACCAAGAATCAATTCGCAAAATTATGAGTGATTTTCCCTCAGCTTTAACTCAAGAAGCCGGCTATATACCTAATGGCAAAATACCTGATTATGAATATATGATTTCTATAGTTGAACGGGTGAACTTGATTACTCCTAATATTAGGAATAAACCTGTGCGATTAGTTCTGAATTCTTAATCATCGAACCACCAAGGGTCTTTATTTGTGTTAGTTTTAATTAAAAAAACTTTTTTTCGCGTAAATCGTTTGATAGCGGCTGAACCCATCCGCGACCCTCCTAATCCAGAAAATTTGAAGGCGTTTTTCTCTCCTTCATGCATGATTGCAGTCAAAGCTGCATCATTGATACTAATTGCACCTGCATCTATTTGCTGGGCTACTTCGATTGCAGATGCTTCTGAACCCGCAAATACCGCCGCACTCAATCCATAAATTGAGTCATTGGCTAAATTAATTGCTTCTTCCACTGTAGAAAAAGTCATTACAGGCATGATAGGGCCGAAAGTTTCTTCGGTCATGATTTTCATCGAGTGGTTGACTTGGGTGAGGACTGTAGGACGAAACCACCAACCCCCACCTAATTCTTCAATTTGTCCACCACAGTGAACTACCGCTCCTTTTTCCACCGCGTCTAGGAGATGGTCGCTAATAATTGCTGCTTGTCTTTCGGCGATAATGGGGCCGATTTCGCCACTTTCGACTGTAGGGTAAGCTAATTTCAGCTTTTGGGCTTTGAGAACTAGTTGCTTGACAAACTCCTCACATATCGATTCTGCAACATAAATTCTTTCAATTGATAAGCATGATTGTCCGGTGTTCACAACAGCGCCCCACAAAATCGCTGATGTAGCTAATTCTAAATCCGCTGATGCTAAAACGATCGCTGGATCTTTCCCTCCCAATTCTACAAAAGCGGGGATAAAATTTTTCGCCGCCGCCTCCGCAACTTTTCTCCCCGTAGCCACACTACCGGTAAAACATACTAAATCTACATGTTCAATCAAAGCATATCCGGTTGCACCTGCTCCTTCAATGAAAGTCAGGACTTCACGCAGTTTAGGAACCGTATTCAATGCTGTTGTTAGGGGTGCGACGAAGCGGGGTGCAATTTCACTAGGCTTGACAATTACTGCACAACCTGCTATCAAAGCAGGAATTGTATCAATTGTCGAGAGCAATAAGGGAAAATTCCAGGGACTAATCACCCCAACTAGGGGGTAGGGGACGGCTGATGGTTGCAGTGAAATAAACGGGATGGTGGTATTTTTTGCTGATTCTTGGAGTAAATCGGGAGCTAATTTACACCAGCGGTCAAGGCTGGAGACAAAAGAATCAATTTCCATCTCAGAGACAGATAGTCTACCAGTATCATTCACCAAAGCCTCTGTCAAGCGATCGCGCATAGCCAATATCGCTTGTTTCCACTCTTGTAATGCCGCAATTCTCCCTTCTAAACCTAATTGTTGCCAGCGTACCTGTGCCCGCCGCAAACGATGACATTGCTGTGCCAATAGCTTCGGTGGCGGCGGTATAATTACATAGTCAAATTTGCCTGTCCTGGGATTGCGAACTTCTATTGATTGATTCATAGGTAATAAATATCTCAATCCCTAATCTTGAATTACTCCCAATTTAACTAAACGCTCAATCGTGGCTTGCTGGGTGGTGATAAAATGTCTGCGGTCTATTTCCCCTTCCAGCATAGTATTTGGTGGATAAAAATGCGACTGCAGGTAACTTTGGGCGTATAGCTCGAATCGTTGACGGGAAAGTAAATTATTTAACCCTGGTCGCAGGCGATCGCGTCTTAAAGCGGCCAAGTTTATCTCAGCAAAAGCTGCCATACTTTCACCTGCAGATGTTTCTGCGACAACTATTCCGCGATGATCAATAATTTTAGAACCCCCATCAACTGAAGCTTGAGGTATGGGAGTATTCACGATACCTGCTGTATTCGAGGACACTACATAAGCTTGATTTTCCACCGCCCTAGTAATTTTGGCGGCGTCCTTCGGCGTCAAAGTTTTGTTATACGTTTCCGAAGTGGAATGGAGAAAAATTTCTGCCCCCCGCATCGCTAAACACCGCGACACTTCAGGATATAAAATTTCTTCAGATGCCAAAGCTGCCAAATTCCCAATCGCCGTTTTCGCCACCGGGAAAACCCCATCCCAGCCATAACATTCTAGATACCGATCCCAGACATCATGAGGCGTAGGAGCAAACATCGAATTTAACCGCCGATAGCGCAACACTACCATTCCCGCCGGATCAATCACAAAGCAAGTTTGGAAGTATAATTTGGGAAAATTGGGGTCGAGTTCGTAGGCATTACCAGCTAAAAATATGCCATGTTTCTGAGCAATTTTACTTAAAGCTCCATACTCAGGCCCATCCATTTCTAAACAGGCTTTTTCTGCCCAAACTGCGAGGGATTCACCCAACGGAAAACCAGTCAGAAAATATTCTGGTAAAACAATTAAACGACAATCAGTGCCAATAAAAGCAATACTCGCCGCGATTTGTCGTTCCAAGCGGTTAATAGAATCGAGCATCATAGCACGAGCCGATAAGCGATCGCTCGCTTGATTCACCGCATAACAAGTAACTTGTAGTGCCAAAGCACGGAATGATTCCAGATTATCAGTATTAGCTACCATGTGGAAAAAAATATGAGGACGGCTAATTCAGGCTTCTATCAGGCTGCTACTGATCAAACAATACCTTGTTTTACCGCATCTGAATATTTGTGATTTATTCTTTGTCTCCCCACACTCCCCATCTTTACAAGGGTAGGTATTTTGTATTTGGTCATTTTTTTGCTGTTTCAGCCGATGCTTAAACGCTGAAATAACCAAACTACGTTAAACAATTGAGAATTTTCTCAATTATTTTCGAGATTTTAAAAACCCTACCCTTGAAAGCACTCCCCATCCCCCCATCTCCCCACCTCCCCATCCTCCCATCTCCCCTCACACCTCCCACACCCCCCACACCTCCCACACTCCCTAATTCCCCAGTGACTGCAACAATAGTGATCACTACACTTTTGAGTTATATCTACCTGTGAACGCCCCCACTAGCACATCAGCACCAACTCAGTCACGCAAAGCAGATCACATCCGTATTTGCTTAGAGGAAGATGTCCAGTGTCACCAAGCTACTAATGGACTAGAAAACTATCGTTTTATCCATTGTTGTTTACCGGAAATCAACCGGGATGAGATTAATCTCGGCACAACTTTCTTAGGAAAACACCTCAATGCACCTCTGCTGATTTCTTCAATGACGGGGGGAACAGAACAAGCAGGAATGATTAATCGGCGTCTAGCGGAAGTGGCGCAAAACTACAAAATTGCTATGGGTGTCGGTTCCCAGCGCGTAGCAGTGGAAAAGCCCGCTGTGGCTGACACTTTCGCTGTCCGTAAGTATGCTCCTGATGTGCTGTTATTTGCTAACTTAGGGGCTGTGCAACTGAACTATCAATATGGTTTAGATGAATGTCGGCGAGTGGTGGATATTCTGGAGGCGGATGCTTTAATTTTGCACCTCAATCCGCTGCAAGAATGCATCCAAACTCAAGGTGATACTAATTTTAAAGGATTGCTTGACAAAATGCAAATTTTGTGCAGTAAATTAACTATACCCGTGATTGCGAAGGAAGTAGGAAATGGCATTTCTGCAGTCATGGCACAAAAGCTAATTGCAGCGGGGGTGAGAGCGATTGATGTCGCGGGGACTGGTGGTACTTCCTGGGCAAAGGTCGAAAGCGAACGAGCAGAAAATCCCTTACAACGCCGCTTGGGTAGGACTTTTGCTGATTGGGGTTTATCCACAGCAGAGTGTATTACGAGTATCCGAGCGATCGCCCCAGATGTACCTTTAATTGCGTCGGGAGGGTTGCGTCACGGACTAGATATTGCTATGGCGATCGCCCTGGGAGCCGATTTGGCTGGTTTAGCAATGCCATTTCTCAAAGCCGCAGCTTTATCAGAAGCCGCAGTTGCAGACTTAATTGAAGTCTTAATTGCCGAACTGACCACAGTGTTATTTTGTACTGGTAATGCTACCTTAGAAAAGTTGCAACATTCTCAAAGTTTACAGCGCCTACCGGGGAAATGAGGGAAATGGGGAGGTGATGAATCCTGCGTTGTGCGCGAGTTTTCCGTGTTGAGGAGCCACTGCTCGACTAGAAGTGAATCCCTAACCCCACGCAGGAGCGTCACCCGCAAAAGGAGATGAGAGAATAACTCTAGCTCCTAGCCCCTAATCCCTACCCCCTAATCCCTACCCCCCCCAGGTAAACAACAAAAATGCGTAACTTTCTCCAACAAACTTTTGCTAGTTTAATTGGCAGTTTACTCGGATTGATGATTTTTTCCGGTGTTGGCACTATTGGATTATTTTTATTGTTGTTGGTAGTCGCTACTTCCAAAGATACTGGCCCCGAAGTCAAAGATAAGTCAGTGGTGGTTTTTGACTTATCTTTGAATATCACTGATAGCGCGCCAAGTTCCGGTCAAATCTTGCAAAAGGCCTTCTCGGGTGTAGACGAGAATCGGATGACACTCCGCAGCGTTGTTGATACTTTAGAAAAAGCCCAGCGCGATCCGCGAATTGTCGGGATTTATTTGGATGCGTCACGGAGCACAGCAGGTGGTAGCGCAGGTTACGCAACACTCAAAGAAGTTCGCCAAGCACTTTTGAAGTTTCGCGCTTCTGGGAAAAAAATTACAGCCTATGGTGTGGATTGGGGCGAACGGGAATATTATCTCAGTTCCGTAGCCGATAAAATTGTCCTTAATCCTCTGGGTGCGGTAGAAGTCAACGGTTTGAGTTCCCAACCACTGTTTCTCGCAGGCGCTCTGCAAAAGTATGGTGTCGGCGTGCAAATTGTCCGCGTGGGGAAATTCAAGGGAGCTGTGGAACCGTTTATTCTCAACAAGTTGAGTCCAGAGAACCGCGCACAAACGCAAAAATTGTTAGATGATGTTTGGGGAGAATGGCGTAACGCCGTCGGCGAGACTCGGAAAATTAATCCCGAAAAACTACAGGAGATCGCCGATAATCAAGCATTATTAGAAGCTGAGGCAGCTAAGAATAATGGTCTAGTAGACCAAATAGCATACGCTGACCAAGTAGTCAACGACTTGAAAAAATTGACTGCTAGTGATAAAGAAGATAAAACCTTTCGCCAAATTAACTTGATAAGTTACGCCCAAGTTCCCGGTAAATCCTTGGGTGTAGAACGTCAATCAGACAAAAAAATCGCCGTTGTTTATGCAGAGGGCGAAATTGTCGATGGTAGGGGAGATAGTGGCGAAGTTGGGGGCGATCGCTTTGCCAGAATCTTCAATCAACTCAGGCAAGATGATAAAATTAAAGCAGTGATTTTACGGATCAACAGCCCTGGAGGTAGCGCCATTGCATCAGAAATTATGCAGCGCGAGGTACGCTTGACTCGTGAAGTGAAACCAGTAGTTGTATCCATGGGTGATGTTGCTGCTTCTGGTGGTTATTGGATTGCTAGCGA is a genomic window of Fortiea contorta PCC 7126 containing:
- a CDS encoding protein kinase domain-containing protein translates to MLGNLLDGRYQVLQVLGGGGFGQTYIAEDTHRPGSPKCVVKHLKPITHNPEFLKTARRLFTSEAETLEKLGSHDQIPRLLAYFEENQEFFLVQDFIAGNSLKAELLPGQKWTEEQVIQLLYQILIVLEFIHSQKVIHRDIKPENIIRREQDNKLVLIDFGAVKQVQNQLFTVPGQTDISIAIGTPGYMSTEQGRGKPRPNSDIYSLGMIGIQALTGLHPRQMEEDHNTGEIHWQHQAIVSPGLSEILSKMVLHHFKERYQSATNVIEALQQLHTQIEVQLTQAPLAISSFFPPVINKSPDKIATTEQYNYLENMLLEFVGPVAPTLLRQIALSAPSYEELIDNLAVHLTEQQQTQFKQKATSMFKESTLKQESQSKNLPTNTPQTSQPQINAVESISENFIRQCERELANLIGPIANFIVQKSLSSAPQISRTELIKILAAEIPDSQKALKFQERLLTLKD
- a CDS encoding Tll0287-like domain-containing protein encodes the protein MLKNLKIGTKVNLLLTIVFIVSIFVSGTALSSVLQHKAQNEVTNKALILIKAMNAVRNYTQNRINPLLAARLETEPAFIAETVPAYSATEVFENLRKNEEYKNFLYKEATLNPTNLRDKADNFETQLVERFRSNTNLKELSGYRDFAEGKVFYIANPLVITDQKCLRCHSTPEQAPKSQLATYGTENGFGWKLNQIVAAQVISVPSEEIFDNAKQTWSLITGILIAVFAVILLLINFLIKKYVVQRIRKIEKIAQQVSTGDMDASFEENSQDEIGGLAAAFNRMKSSLEIAMKLLNQKN
- a CDS encoding phosphate/phosphite/phosphonate ABC transporter substrate-binding protein; protein product: MRWQFSRRFFLFQLLSWIIAGCESTPKSTGILTVGVINYDGGEDIIQRYTRFNNLLGKKAKAHIRLEPVFNENKAIERLESRAWSLVFAPPGIAAIAITRHQYISLFPMVGVSNLRSVFVVRKDSPIRDLKQLQNQIVALGQLGSATGYYFPLYNLFGLTLAEILFASTPKAVLELVATGKAAAGAVSLAEFNLYSPLLQQTEFRILYTDPHYVPLGVVLIGPSVERNHQESIRKIMSDFPSALTQEAGYIPNGKIPDYEYMISIVERVNLITPNIRNKPVRLVLNS
- a CDS encoding aldehyde dehydrogenase family protein, which gives rise to MNQSIEVRNPRTGKFDYVIIPPPPKLLAQQCHRLRRAQVRWQQLGLEGRIAALQEWKQAILAMRDRLTEALVNDTGRLSVSEMEIDSFVSSLDRWCKLAPDLLQESAKNTTIPFISLQPSAVPYPLVGVISPWNFPLLLSTIDTIPALIAGCAVIVKPSEIAPRFVAPLTTALNTVPKLREVLTFIEGAGATGYALIEHVDLVCFTGSVATGRKVAEAAAKNFIPAFVELGGKDPAIVLASADLELATSAILWGAVVNTGQSCLSIERIYVAESICEEFVKQLVLKAQKLKLAYPTVESGEIGPIIAERQAAIISDHLLDAVEKGAVVHCGGQIEELGGGWWFRPTVLTQVNHSMKIMTEETFGPIMPVMTFSTVEEAINLANDSIYGLSAAVFAGSEASAIEVAQQIDAGAISINDAALTAIMHEGEKNAFKFSGLGGSRMGSAAIKRFTRKKVFLIKTNTNKDPWWFDD
- a CDS encoding nitrilase-related carbon-nitrogen hydrolase, whose translation is MVANTDNLESFRALALQVTCYAVNQASDRLSARAMMLDSINRLERQIAASIAFIGTDCRLIVLPEYFLTGFPLGESLAVWAEKACLEMDGPEYGALSKIAQKHGIFLAGNAYELDPNFPKLYFQTCFVIDPAGMVVLRYRRLNSMFAPTPHDVWDRYLECYGWDGVFPVAKTAIGNLAALASEEILYPEVSRCLAMRGAEIFLHSTSETYNKTLTPKDAAKITRAVENQAYVVSSNTAGIVNTPIPQASVDGGSKIIDHRGIVVAETSAGESMAAFAEINLAALRRDRLRPGLNNLLSRQRFELYAQSYLQSHFYPPNTMLEGEIDRRHFITTQQATIERLVKLGVIQD
- the fni gene encoding type 2 isopentenyl-diphosphate Delta-isomerase, translated to MNAPTSTSAPTQSRKADHIRICLEEDVQCHQATNGLENYRFIHCCLPEINRDEINLGTTFLGKHLNAPLLISSMTGGTEQAGMINRRLAEVAQNYKIAMGVGSQRVAVEKPAVADTFAVRKYAPDVLLFANLGAVQLNYQYGLDECRRVVDILEADALILHLNPLQECIQTQGDTNFKGLLDKMQILCSKLTIPVIAKEVGNGISAVMAQKLIAAGVRAIDVAGTGGTSWAKVESERAENPLQRRLGRTFADWGLSTAECITSIRAIAPDVPLIASGGLRHGLDIAMAIALGADLAGLAMPFLKAAALSEAAVADLIEVLIAELTTVLFCTGNATLEKLQHSQSLQRLPGK
- the sppA gene encoding signal peptide peptidase SppA encodes the protein MRNFLQQTFASLIGSLLGLMIFSGVGTIGLFLLLLVVATSKDTGPEVKDKSVVVFDLSLNITDSAPSSGQILQKAFSGVDENRMTLRSVVDTLEKAQRDPRIVGIYLDASRSTAGGSAGYATLKEVRQALLKFRASGKKITAYGVDWGEREYYLSSVADKIVLNPLGAVEVNGLSSQPLFLAGALQKYGVGVQIVRVGKFKGAVEPFILNKLSPENRAQTQKLLDDVWGEWRNAVGETRKINPEKLQEIADNQALLEAEAAKNNGLVDQIAYADQVVNDLKKLTASDKEDKTFRQINLISYAQVPGKSLGVERQSDKKIAVVYAEGEIVDGRGDSGEVGGDRFARIFNQLRQDDKIKAVILRINSPGGSAIASEIMQREVRLTREVKPVVVSMGDVAASGGYWIASDSHRIFAEPNTITGSIGVFGVLFNGQKLANDNGITWDSVKTARYADSQTVARPKSPEELAIYQRSVNRIYSLFLNKVAQGRKLPEAKVAEIAQGRIWSGVAAKQIGLVDEIGGLDAAIAYTAKQAKLGNDWQLQEYPQPSSFEERFFGRALEEANATLKVNQPQPSHPLLTEFQKLQQEMTTLQKMNDPQGVYARLPFNLKIE